The Agromyces marinus genome window below encodes:
- the galU gene encoding UTP--glucose-1-phosphate uridylyltransferase GalU, producing the protein MTERITKAVIPAAGLGTRFLPATKAMPKEMLPVVDKPAIQYVVEEAVDAGLTDVLMITGRNKNALENHFDRVAELEYTLEAKGDTAKLQKVNESTELAQMHYVRQGDPKGLGHAVLRAEMHVGDEPFAVLLGDDIIDARDVLLTRMLDEQIARDATIVALLEVDPDSIHLYGAAEVEPTDDPDVVRITGLVEKPAKEVAPSNYAVIGRYVIKPQVFEVLHRTEPGKGGEIQLTDALMEMAGDVEGTGGVYGVVFRGRRYDTGDKLDYIKAVIQLASDRDDLGADLRAWIVEFAAGIERD; encoded by the coding sequence ATGACTGAACGGATCACGAAGGCCGTCATCCCCGCTGCCGGCCTGGGAACCCGCTTCCTGCCCGCGACCAAGGCCATGCCGAAGGAGATGCTGCCGGTCGTCGACAAGCCGGCCATCCAGTACGTCGTCGAGGAGGCCGTCGACGCCGGGCTCACCGACGTGCTCATGATCACGGGCCGCAACAAGAACGCGCTCGAGAACCACTTCGACCGCGTCGCCGAACTCGAGTACACCCTCGAGGCCAAGGGCGACACGGCGAAGCTGCAGAAGGTCAACGAGTCGACCGAACTCGCGCAGATGCACTACGTCCGCCAGGGCGACCCGAAGGGCCTCGGCCACGCCGTGCTCCGGGCCGAGATGCACGTCGGCGACGAACCGTTCGCCGTCCTCCTCGGCGACGACATCATCGACGCCCGGGACGTGCTCCTGACCCGCATGCTCGACGAGCAGATCGCGCGCGACGCGACCATCGTCGCGCTGCTCGAGGTCGACCCCGACAGCATCCACCTGTACGGCGCCGCCGAGGTCGAGCCGACCGACGACCCCGACGTCGTGCGGATCACCGGCCTCGTCGAGAAGCCAGCCAAGGAGGTCGCGCCGTCGAACTACGCCGTCATCGGACGGTACGTCATCAAGCCGCAGGTCTTCGAGGTGCTGCACCGCACCGAACCCGGCAAGGGCGGCGAGATCCAGCTGACCGACGCGCTCATGGAGATGGCGGGCGACGTCGAGGGCACGGGCGGCGTCTACGGCGTCGTGTTCCGCGGCCGCCGCTACGACACGGGCGACAAGCTCGACTACATCAAGGCCGTCATCCAGCTCGCCTCGGATCGCGACGACCTCGGCGCCGACCTGCGCGCGTGGATCGTCGAGTTCGCAGCCGGCATCGAACGGGACTGA
- the mscL gene encoding large conductance mechanosensitive channel protein MscL has protein sequence MLKGFREFILRGNVIDLAVAVVIGAAFTAVVNSIVANVFNPLIGALFRADSLDTAFILELPTTEGGVAEVKFGAVIGAVLTFLIVAAVVYFVFVLPVNLAKEHAEERRKAGEPAPEDPETELTVLAEIRDLLAAQRTAGSGDGDGDAREARRPE, from the coding sequence GTGCTCAAGGGATTCCGGGAGTTCATCCTCAGGGGGAACGTCATCGACCTGGCGGTCGCCGTCGTCATCGGCGCGGCGTTCACCGCGGTCGTGAACTCGATCGTCGCGAACGTCTTCAACCCCCTGATCGGTGCACTCTTCCGCGCCGACAGCCTCGACACGGCGTTCATCCTCGAGCTGCCGACGACCGAGGGCGGCGTCGCCGAGGTGAAGTTCGGCGCCGTCATCGGCGCCGTCCTCACCTTCCTCATCGTCGCGGCGGTCGTCTACTTCGTCTTCGTGCTGCCCGTGAACCTCGCCAAGGAGCACGCCGAGGAGCGCAGGAAGGCGGGCGAGCCCGCTCCGGAGGATCCCGAGACCGAGCTCACGGTGCTCGCCGAGATCCGCGACCTGCTCGCCGCGCAGCGGACCGCGGGAAGCGGCGACGGCGACGGTGACGCCCGCGAGGCTCGCCGGCCCGAGTAG
- the pdxH gene encoding pyridoxamine 5'-phosphate oxidase, whose translation MSDAIDPDRSGAGARHALSRRKDYGSEILNESDAAADPFAQFDRWLADADARGVYEPNAMVLGTVDGDGVPSSRTVLLRGFDERGFVFYTDRRSRKGVALAVHPTATLLFPWYAIHRQVIVTGRAVEVDDAESDAYWATRPYGSRIAATASRQSQPIASRAELESRVAELEQAYPEAGEVRRPETWGGYRVGPERVEFWQGRTSRLHDRLVYTRSRDGGAVGAWGIQRLQP comes from the coding sequence ATGAGCGATGCGATCGACCCGGACCGCAGCGGGGCTGGGGCCCGTCACGCGTTGAGCCGACGCAAGGACTACGGCTCCGAGATCCTGAACGAATCGGATGCCGCGGCCGATCCGTTCGCGCAGTTCGACCGATGGCTCGCCGACGCCGACGCGCGCGGCGTGTACGAGCCGAACGCGATGGTGCTCGGCACCGTCGACGGCGACGGGGTGCCGTCGAGCCGGACGGTCCTGCTGCGCGGCTTCGACGAGCGGGGGTTCGTGTTCTACACCGATCGGCGCTCGCGCAAGGGCGTCGCGCTCGCCGTGCACCCGACGGCGACGCTGCTGTTCCCCTGGTACGCGATCCACCGCCAGGTGATCGTCACCGGCCGCGCCGTCGAGGTCGACGACGCCGAGTCCGACGCGTACTGGGCGACCCGCCCGTACGGGTCGCGGATCGCCGCGACCGCGAGCCGGCAGTCGCAGCCGATCGCGTCGCGCGCAGAGCTCGAATCGCGGGTCGCGGAGCTCGAGCAGGCGTACCCCGAGGCGGGGGAGGTGCGTCGCCCCGAGACCTGGGGCGGATACCGGGTCGGGCCCGAGCGCGTCGAGTTCTGGCAGGGGCGCACGTCGCGGCTGCACGACCGGCTCGTGTACACGCGCAGCCGTGACGGCGGCGCTGTCGGCGCGTGGGGCATCCAGCGATTGCAGCCCTAG
- a CDS encoding FmdB family zinc ribbon protein, with protein sequence MPTYSYRCTECDDAFDIQQAFTDDALTECPACSGRLRKLYGTVGVTFNGSGFYRTDSRAAAKGDSSGSGSGSGSSESGSGSSGSGSSGSGSSGSGSGSSGSGSSGSGSSGSTSKTPSAA encoded by the coding sequence ATGCCCACCTACTCGTATCGCTGCACCGAGTGCGACGACGCCTTCGACATCCAGCAGGCCTTCACCGACGACGCCCTCACCGAGTGCCCCGCGTGCTCGGGGCGCCTGCGCAAGCTCTACGGCACGGTCGGCGTGACCTTCAACGGGTCCGGCTTCTACCGCACCGACTCGCGCGCGGCCGCGAAGGGCGACTCGTCCGGCTCGGGTTCCGGCTCCGGTTCGTCGGAGTCCGGCTCGGGTTCGTCGGGCTCGGGCTCATCCGGCTCCGGCTCGTCCGGGTCCGGCTCCGGCTCGTCCGGCTCCGGCTCATCCGGCTCCGGCTCGTCCGGCTCGACCTCGAAGACCCCGTCGGCAGCGTAG
- a CDS encoding 5-formyltetrahydrofolate cyclo-ligase, which produces MPDDPTVVKRILRAELRERRRNMPAHEREQATEGLTARLRELVAAAGAQSISCYLSMPSEPDTRPFVDWAETGGIRVLFPIAREDGLLDWTVGEEESEVTGLHGTPEAVGDLLGPMAINDVDLILVPAAAVDATGMRLGWGRGYFDRTLGSMGECPPVYAVVFDGEFVEEVPREVHDQPVNGVVTPTRIVAF; this is translated from the coding sequence ATGCCCGACGATCCCACCGTGGTCAAGCGCATCCTCCGTGCCGAGCTCCGCGAGCGGCGCCGGAACATGCCCGCCCACGAACGCGAGCAGGCGACCGAGGGGCTGACGGCGCGACTGCGCGAGCTCGTCGCCGCGGCGGGCGCGCAGTCGATCTCGTGCTACCTCTCGATGCCCTCCGAGCCCGACACCCGTCCGTTCGTGGACTGGGCTGAGACGGGCGGCATCCGCGTGCTCTTCCCGATCGCCCGTGAGGACGGGCTGCTCGACTGGACGGTCGGCGAGGAGGAGTCCGAGGTCACGGGCCTGCACGGCACGCCCGAAGCCGTGGGCGACCTGCTCGGTCCGATGGCGATCAACGACGTAGACCTGATCCTCGTGCCGGCGGCCGCGGTGGATGCCACGGGCATGCGCCTCGGCTGGGGTCGCGGCTATTTCGACAGGACCCTCGGGTCGATGGGAGAATGTCCACCGGTGTACGCGGTGGTCTTCGACGGCGAGTTCGTCGAGGAGGTGCCGCGTGAGGTGCACGACCAACCGGTGAACGGCGTCGTGACCCCCACGCGGATCGTGGCGTTCTGA
- a CDS encoding GNAT family N-acetyltransferase, with amino-acid sequence MAAASVPTLVDGSLTLRPIRVRDARQLERVLLDNRAWLRRWEATYPGGGTAIDARASIRNLNAHARAGTALPFVMEWDGELVGQLNVASITHGSLASASIGYWVAQEVAGRGITPAGVAMATDHCFRALRLHRVEICIRPENAPSLRVVEKLGFRYEGLRRRFIHIDGDWRDHFAFALVAEEVSGGVLRRWRDGRAPAAAAAIPEADRMAARTPLRVGDR; translated from the coding sequence GTGGCCGCGGCATCCGTTCCCACACTCGTCGACGGGTCGCTCACGCTCCGCCCCATCCGCGTGCGCGACGCGCGGCAGCTCGAACGGGTGCTGCTCGACAACCGCGCGTGGCTCCGCCGGTGGGAGGCGACCTACCCCGGCGGTGGCACCGCGATCGACGCGCGTGCGAGCATCCGGAACCTGAACGCCCACGCGCGGGCGGGCACCGCGCTGCCGTTCGTGATGGAGTGGGACGGCGAGCTCGTGGGCCAGCTCAACGTCGCCTCGATCACGCACGGATCGCTCGCCTCCGCGTCGATCGGGTACTGGGTGGCGCAGGAGGTCGCCGGTCGGGGCATCACCCCGGCCGGGGTCGCCATGGCGACCGACCACTGCTTCCGCGCGCTCCGGTTGCACCGGGTTGAGATCTGCATCCGCCCCGAGAACGCTCCGTCGCTGCGCGTCGTCGAGAAACTCGGGTTCCGCTACGAGGGCCTCCGGCGGCGGTTCATCCACATCGACGGCGACTGGCGCGACCACTTCGCGTTCGCGCTCGTCGCGGAGGAGGTCTCGGGCGGCGTGCTCCGGCGCTGGCGCGACGGTCGCGCACCCGCGGCGGCCGCGGCGATCCCCGAGGCCGACCGGATGGCCGCCCGTACCCCACTTCGAGTGGGGGATCGCTGA